Proteins found in one Streptomyces sp. CB09001 genomic segment:
- a CDS encoding VOC family protein: MSTIQPVILTARHDVLFGFYTQLLGAEEIFRVPAEGPAFYLGLRIGDTDLGLVAKANPGTGDAPRILLSIAVDDVHETLARVEALGGTVRSGPNDMPWGQRVAHIQDPDGNAVNLTQPIPAR; this comes from the coding sequence ATGTCCACCATTCAGCCAGTGATCCTGACCGCCCGTCACGATGTTCTGTTCGGCTTCTACACACAATTGCTGGGCGCTGAGGAGATCTTCCGGGTGCCGGCGGAAGGACCGGCCTTCTACCTCGGCCTGCGCATCGGCGACACCGACCTCGGATTGGTGGCCAAGGCGAACCCGGGAACCGGGGACGCGCCGCGGATCCTGCTCAGCATCGCTGTCGACGACGTCCACGAGACGCTCGCCCGGGTGGAAGCGCTCGGCGGGACGGTCCGCAGCGGCCCCAATGACATGCCGTGGGGACAGCGCGTCGCCCACATCCAGGACCCTGACGGCAACGCGGTCAACCTCACTCAGCCGATCCCTGCCCGGTGA